Part of the Candidatus Baltobacteraceae bacterium genome is shown below.
GTGGAGTTGACACTCTCGCTGGGGGCCGGCGCGAGCCTCCATATCGCGTCGGTGGTTGCGTATGCGGATATCCCGTTGATGCTTGCGAAGCAGCCCGCCAACGCGCCCGACTTGCTCTCCGACCAAGCCCAGGAGGCGGTCCAGCTGGCGGCAGCCCTAGCCTTCGCCACCGGCCTGCAGCCGCAAACCCACCTGCTGACCGGCGAGGTGGTCCCGGCGCTCCTGGAATGCGCCGAAAAGGTCGGAGCCGACGTTCTGGTCGCGGGTTACCGCGGGCGCAACCGGCTCGCGGCAATCGTGATGGGCAGCGTAGCCGGAAAGATCGTCCGGTCGACGGCCATTCCCGTCATGGTCGTTCGGGAGCCCGAGTAACCGTGCCCCTGAAATAAGCTTGCTCGGGCCTTGCATTATTAGTTTTAATAATGCTATACCTAATCACACATGGCATCCCGAGTCGCAGAGCGGGCTTCCCAGCCCTCCGCCCGCGTAGCGGAAACGCTTATTCGCGGACCCATCAAGTCCAAGACGGTCTTCCCCGTCTTGGTGCTGCACTTGCTCGCCGAACAGCCCGATACCGGTTCCGGTTTGATGGCGCGCATCGAAGCGCTGTGTGAGGGCCTGCTGGCCGTCAACACGAACACCATCTACCCGCTATTGCGGCGGCTCGAGGAACGCGGTTTCATCGTCGGCGAGTGGGAGCATCCCACCAAACGTTCGCGCCGCTTTTACAAAGTTACCGACGCCGGAATCGAGCGACTCGACCGCATCAAGACCGGGATGCTGCCTTACCTCGAGATGTTAGCCGCTTCCGTTGCGCGTTTGCGCGGCGAGTTGTACGCCTCGGCTTCCTGACCACCACTTCATAGAAGAAAGACGTAAACAACGATGAGCACGTACCGCGCCCCCCTTCGCGACATGCAGTTCGTTCTGCGCGAGCTTGCAAACGTCGAAGAACTTTCGAAGCTTCCCGGCTGCGAACAAACGTTGGACGTCCTCGATCCGATTCTCGAGGAGGCCGGAACGTTTGCAACCGAGGTGCTCGATCCGATCAACCGGATCGGCGACAAAGAAGGCTGCACGTGGAACGACGGTGAGGTTACGACGCCCAAGGGCTTCAAAGAGGCGTACAAAAAGTTCGCCGACGCCGGCTGGATCGGTCTTCCCGTTCCCGAGGAATACGGCGGTCAAGGGCTGCCGTCGCTGTTGCTCGGCCCGACGTTGGAGATGTGGAACGCGGCCAACATCGGTTTTGCAAACGGTCCACTGCTCAATCAAGGCGCAATCGAAGCGATCGAGCTGTGCGGAAGCGACGAACAGAAGAAGACGTACATTCCGAACCTCGTCAGCGGCAAGTGGACCGGCACGATGTGCCTCACCGAACCGCAAGCCGGGTCGGACCTCGCGCAAGTACGTACGAAAGCCGTTCCGGAAGGCGACCGGTACCGCCTGACCGGTCAGAAAATATTCATCACGTTCGGCGAGCACGACATGGCCGAGAACATCATTCACTTGGTGCTCGCGCGTCTGCCGGACGCGCCGGAAGGCACCAAGGGCATCTCGCTCTTCGTCGTGCCGAAGTTCGTCGTCACCGCGGACGGAAAGGTCGGCGAGCGCAACGACATCGTTTGCGCCGGCATCGAGCACAAGCTCGGTATCAACGGTAATCCGACCTGCACGATGAGCCTGGGCGAGAAGGGCGGCGCCGTCGGTTATCTGGTCGGCGAAGCCAATCGCGGCCTCGAGTACATGTTCATCATGATGAACGCCGCGCGATTTTCCGTCGGCGTGCAAGGCATCGCGTTGGCCGATCGCGCCTACCAACACTCGCTCGAGTACGCCAAGGAGCGCGTCCAGTTCCGCGACGTCACCACGCGCGACAAGAGCGCGGTAACGATTATCCACCATCCCGACGTGCGCCGCATGCTCATGTGGCAGAAGGCCACGATCGAGGCGATGCGCGCGCTGGCCTACGTCACCGCCGCGTCGCTCGACTACGCCCATAAGAGTCCCGACGAGAAAGTGCGCAAGGAGCACAAGGCGTTCGTCGAGCTCATGATTCCGGTCGTCAAAGGCTGGTGCACCGAGAACGCGATCGATCTCTGCTCGAACGCGCTCCAGATCTTCGGCGGCATGGGCTACATCGAAGAGACCGGCATCGCACAGCAGTACCGCGACGTGCGCATCATCACCATCTACGAGGGCACGACCGGCATTCAGGCCCTCGATCTTCTCGGCCGCAAGCTCATCGGCGACATGGGCGCGAGCGCGATGGCCGTCGGCAAGAAGATGGAAGCCACCGCCAAGGAGTGCGCCGCCAGCGACAACGC
Proteins encoded:
- a CDS encoding acyl-CoA dehydrogenase, with product MSTYRAPLRDMQFVLRELANVEELSKLPGCEQTLDVLDPILEEAGTFATEVLDPINRIGDKEGCTWNDGEVTTPKGFKEAYKKFADAGWIGLPVPEEYGGQGLPSLLLGPTLEMWNAANIGFANGPLLNQGAIEAIELCGSDEQKKTYIPNLVSGKWTGTMCLTEPQAGSDLAQVRTKAVPEGDRYRLTGQKIFITFGEHDMAENIIHLVLARLPDAPEGTKGISLFVVPKFVVTADGKVGERNDIVCAGIEHKLGINGNPTCTMSLGEKGGAVGYLVGEANRGLEYMFIMMNAARFSVGVQGIALADRAYQHSLEYAKERVQFRDVTTRDKSAVTIIHHPDVRRMLMWQKATIEAMRALAYVTAASLDYAHKSPDEKVRKEHKAFVELMIPVVKGWCTENAIDLCSNALQIFGGMGYIEETGIAQQYRDVRIITIYEGTTGIQALDLLGRKLIGDMGASAMAVGKKMEATAKECAASDNADVKSIGEALLKSLAALTEVSQWMGMTGMGDMKKALACSVPYLKLWGVIAGGWQMARAAHISAAKIAAGDPEAEFYKAKLATAKFYATHVLSQGAYFTKQIMDGSGDVMTLTEDQFELDRKMTVTA
- a CDS encoding universal stress protein codes for the protein MFRTVLVATDGSDEAMAAVRKAVELTLSLGAGASLHIASVVAYADIPLMLAKQPANAPDLLSDQAQEAVQLAAALAFATGLQPQTHLLTGEVVPALLECAEKVGADVLVAGYRGRNRLAAIVMGSVAGKIVRSTAIPVMVVREPE
- a CDS encoding PadR family transcriptional regulator translates to MASRVAERASQPSARVAETLIRGPIKSKTVFPVLVLHLLAEQPDTGSGLMARIEALCEGLLAVNTNTIYPLLRRLEERGFIVGEWEHPTKRSRRFYKVTDAGIERLDRIKTGMLPYLEMLAASVARLRGELYASAS